The proteins below come from a single Triticum aestivum cultivar Chinese Spring chromosome 5D, IWGSC CS RefSeq v2.1, whole genome shotgun sequence genomic window:
- the LOC123123460 gene encoding PHD finger protein ALFIN-LIKE 3 isoform X2, whose protein sequence is METARAPAAPATSRPRTVEAIFRDFSARRSGLVRALTSDVDDFFDSCDPDKENLCLYGHPDGTWEVSLPAEEVPPELPEPALGINFARNGMNRRDWLSLVAVHSDSWLLSVAFFFGAPLTANERKRLFSMINDLPNVYESMVDRKHRDRSGVDSSGKSRHSSKPKRTDDVRPKNSRAVAREEDEDEDEEEHSETFCGSCTGIYNASEFWIGCDMCERWFHGKCVRITPAKADHIKHYKCPECSSSKKMRQ, encoded by the exons ATGGAGACGgcccgggcccccgccgcccccgcgacGTCCAGGCCGCGCACCGTGGAGGCCATCTTCAGGGACTTCTCCGCGCGCCGCTCCGGCCTCGTCCGCGCGCTCACCTCCG ATGTCGACGACTTCTTCGACAGCTGCGACCCAG ATAAGGAGAACCTCTGCCTCTACGGCCACCCCGACGGGACCTGGGAGGTGTcgctgccggcggaggaggtgcCGCCCGAGCTGCCCGAGCCGGCCCTCGGCATCAATTTCGCCCGCAACGGCATGAACCGCCGCGACTGGCTCTCCCTCGTCGCCGTCCACTCCGACTCGTGGCTCCTCTCCGTCGCCTTCTTCTTCGGGGCGCCGCTCACCGCCAACGAACG GAAGCGCTTGTTCAGCATGATCAACGATCTTCCAAATGTGTATGAAAGTATGGTTGACAGGAAGCACAGGGACAGGTCTGGTGTTGATAGCAGTGGCAAATCCAGGCACTCATCAAAGCCAAAG CGAACTGATGATGTCCGCCCAAAGAACTCCAGGGCAGTTGCTCGAGAagaagacgaggacgaggacgaagaagaACACAGCGAAACCTTTTGCGGAAGCTGCACCGGCATATACAATGCAAGCGAGTTCTGGATCGGCTGCGACATGTGCGAGCGGTGGTTCCACGGCAAATGCGTGCGGATAACCCCGGCCAAAGCGGATCACATAAAGCACTACAAGTGCCCTGAATGCAGCAGCTCCAAGAAAATGAGGCAGTAG
- the LOC123123460 gene encoding PHD finger protein ALFIN-LIKE 3 isoform X1: METARAPAAPATSRPRTVEAIFRDFSARRSGLVRALTSDVDDFFDSCDPDKENLCLYGHPDGTWEVSLPAEEVPPELPEPALGINFARNGMNRRDWLSLVAVHSDSWLLSVAFFFGAPLTANERKRLFSMINDLPNVYESMVDRKHRDRSGVDSSGKSRHSSKPKQRTDDVRPKNSRAVAREEDEDEDEEEHSETFCGSCTGIYNASEFWIGCDMCERWFHGKCVRITPAKADHIKHYKCPECSSSKKMRQ, translated from the exons ATGGAGACGgcccgggcccccgccgcccccgcgacGTCCAGGCCGCGCACCGTGGAGGCCATCTTCAGGGACTTCTCCGCGCGCCGCTCCGGCCTCGTCCGCGCGCTCACCTCCG ATGTCGACGACTTCTTCGACAGCTGCGACCCAG ATAAGGAGAACCTCTGCCTCTACGGCCACCCCGACGGGACCTGGGAGGTGTcgctgccggcggaggaggtgcCGCCCGAGCTGCCCGAGCCGGCCCTCGGCATCAATTTCGCCCGCAACGGCATGAACCGCCGCGACTGGCTCTCCCTCGTCGCCGTCCACTCCGACTCGTGGCTCCTCTCCGTCGCCTTCTTCTTCGGGGCGCCGCTCACCGCCAACGAACG GAAGCGCTTGTTCAGCATGATCAACGATCTTCCAAATGTGTATGAAAGTATGGTTGACAGGAAGCACAGGGACAGGTCTGGTGTTGATAGCAGTGGCAAATCCAGGCACTCATCAAAGCCAAAG CAGCGAACTGATGATGTCCGCCCAAAGAACTCCAGGGCAGTTGCTCGAGAagaagacgaggacgaggacgaagaagaACACAGCGAAACCTTTTGCGGAAGCTGCACCGGCATATACAATGCAAGCGAGTTCTGGATCGGCTGCGACATGTGCGAGCGGTGGTTCCACGGCAAATGCGTGCGGATAACCCCGGCCAAAGCGGATCACATAAAGCACTACAAGTGCCCTGAATGCAGCAGCTCCAAGAAAATGAGGCAGTAG